The genome window ATCATTCCACTACGCCGTTATATCGATGTGCAGTGCCGGGTCATTCACACTACCAGAGAACTCTACTCGAATGTACGCAACGTATCACTAAACCACTCATTTGTGGAGACACACGGACCTTTTTATGTTGCAGTTCATCAGTGAACCCGTTCTTCTCCCAAAGAAGAGAATCTAAACTCATCTATAAATGTCTGAAAATATGCAGCGAATGCCGGGATCTTTCTTCATTTAGGTAAGCATCAGCTTCTGCGATGGCCAAGTTCGATCACATAGCAAACTCAAAGACTGGCGTGGTTGTTTTAAAGCACTTTACTTTCTCCGGGCTACTGCTACGTGTAGTACAGGATCCAAAGTGCGGAAACAGCAGCGAACAGCCCATCTCATGGGAGTATAGTCAACTCGCAAAACCTTACGAAGGAATACAATCTATCAAATGTACAGGGcatatcacatacatgtatcattaaaaGTCATAATACTGGCATTACTCTTTAATATATCTAGAATGTCTCAACCCAACACGGCTCTGGAGTGATGGTGCTAAGGTTCTTCTTCATCTGTTTCACCGGCGGGGTTCGAGGCTATTCCATACGCTGGCCCCACTTCCTGTTCACGAGGGTTACTTTCCGACATTTTTGGGGCTACCTCGTAACCGGGCGCTACTTCCCCCGACTCTACCACATCAACACTGCCAATATTTCCCATCGCATCCAGAATAGGAATCGGAGCGTCTTCTTGTAGTGATGGCCGCACAGCCTCGGTTCCGTCACTGTCTCGTTTTGGcccaacaacaacatcaacctGGGCTATGGCGGCGTCATTCTGCGTCACATCCCAAGGTTTCAGAACTTCATTAGCGGAATCCAGGAGGCACGTACAGATCTCGCAGCCGTTCTCGTCCTTTCTCATCTTATAATTAAAGCCACACATTGCTGAGCAATCTTTTCGGCAATTCTCTGGAAGCTCTCTCCTCTTTTTTGGCAAACAATCACATGATTGACAGCCATTTGCATCTTTAAGGTAACCATTCTCACAAGGCAAGCATTTTCTCATCGGACATGGCAGTGCTGGAGAATCAGGTGGAGCAGCGCACTCGCACGTGAAACAACCATTATCATTTTTCAAGTTACCGTACAGACAATGGAAAGGACACATGGCCGGAATTTCGTCACATTCTGTCACCTCACCACTGCCTTCTGGGATTGGTTCATCTACTTCCGGTTTACAGCGACACGTCAGGCAGCCGAATCTATTCAAAGCATATCCGTTCCTACAAGTCCTGCTTCGGCAATCCAGCAGCCCACAGGACATGGTTGGGAACTCAGGCCGAAAGCAGTCACAGGAAGGGCAGCCATATTTGTCCAGCTTGGAACCATAGCGACACGGGCCATCCCAACAGGCTGGGAACTCACATTTGCATTCGCAAGTTAGGCAGCCAAGTTCATTAGTCCTGTAACCATAGGGACATTTCAGCTGACACGCATGCACTTCACATGTCACTGGAGGAGGCGCGAATGACAAACACTCACATTTCTGACAGCCTGCATCATCGTTAACGTAGCCATTTTCACACTTCAGATCACAGGAGAATTCAGGACAAGCTATGGTCCCTGGCGGCAGGGGCAAACACTTACAGGAAGCGCAGCCATTCTTATCTGGAAATGATCCATATTTACAGCCGCCACCTTTGCAGTCAAGATACGAACAGGCGAGTGTTGGTTCTTTCGGGCGGATACAATCGCACGTATCGCACCCATTTGGATCAGGCACAGAACCGAAGCGACACGGCCCATCCCAGCAGTTTAACTTAGCACAGGCACATTCGCATGTATCACAGCCTGATTTGTCCTTGACCCTTCCATGCTGACATTCGTTTTCACAGAACGGTACGGTGCAGTTCGACTTCAAGGCCAAGGGCTCTGCAATGGGGTCCCCAATGGGCATCCCGGTGAGACCTTTACATTCACATGTCTGACAACCAAATTCATTCACCAGATACTCAGTGGCACATGGCTCTGAGCAGGTTGCTGGTGGGCAGTCACACTCGCACGTGTGGCAACCATTTCCGTCCCTCTTGTAACCAGACAGGCACACACTTGGACATGGCAACAGCTTGCACTGGACGGGCTTGGGTCCGGGTGCACACATACAAATGGTACATCCATGCTGAGGCTGGAGCAGTCCGTAACTGCATTCAAGCTTACAGTTCTCTAGACTGGGACAGGCAACCGCTGGAGGTTTCTTACACTTGCAGCTATCGCAACCGAGTTTATCTTTGTATGATCCAAAGTAGCAGGGTCCGCTGGGGCAGTCAAGATAAGGACAAGCTATGTCGGGTCTTTGGGGTCGAGTACATTCGCAAGTGTCACAGCCAGAGACGTCCTTGACAGACCCGAATATGCAGGGGCCATCCCAGCAAGTCAAAGGCGGACAAATACACTCACATGTCTCGCATCCGTTAGCGTCTTTGACGCGGCCTAGATCACAAGTATTTTCACAGAATGGTTCCTGGCAGACGGCGTCTGCTGGTAGTCCTACTGCTTCACACTCACATGTGGCGCAACCTGCTTGATCAAATACATAACCATTCGGGCACGTAGGATCGCAGACAAGGAAAGGGCACTTCGAAGGGTCCTTCAAGTTTGCTGGTGTGCAGTCGCAGGAATAGCACCCCATGCTGTCCCTCCGGTAGCCACTCGGACACTTATTCTGACAATTCAGACCCTCTAAATCGAAGCAGGTATCCTCAGGCGGACCCTTACAAGAACAGGTAGGGCAGCCGGAACTATCCTTGAACGATCCAAAGTCACAAGGAGCGCCAGAACAGGAGATCTTCGGGCATGGTATAGTTTTATTCTTTGGGCGTAAGCACTCACAGGTCGCACACCCATCTTTGGTTTGTTTCGAGCCGTATTTACAAGGTCCATCCCAGCAGTCGGTCTCCTGACATGCGCACTCACAAGTATCACATCCATCAGGACCTTTTACTCGATATGTGGCGCATGCGTTCTCACAGAAAGGTTCCACGCATCTTGTATCATTCTGGCTACATTCGCACATCGGGCAACCGAATTCATCAGCTTTGTAACCCAAGAGGCACGGTTTGTTACATTCAAGTTCACGACAAGCTACCTCAGGTATGGTTTTACAGTTGCACGAATCACACCCGTATCTGTTCTTGAAAGATCCGAAAGGACAGGGTGGACAGTCTGTTGGTGGACAGGTCGCAGGCCCCATCTTGCATTCACAGGTGGCGCAACCAGCAGCATCTAGCTCTGATCCATGGACACAATCGCCGTCCCAACAATTCGGGTCAACGCACAGGCCTTCTGCTTCACATTCGCACGTTTCACAGCCGTCAAGGCCCTTCAAGCGCTTGATACATTTATTCTCACAATAAATCTCAATGCATGTCATTGGTTCGTCACTACATTCGCAGATATCGCAATTGAACGGATCCTTCTTGAGGCCATTTTTACAATCAAGAGCACATTTGACAACCGGGCATGCGACGTCAGGGAGATATTTACAGTTACAAGAATCACAACCGGCACTATCTTTGAACGAGCCATCAGGGCATGGCGGGCAGTCAGGTGCAGGACATGGAGGTGCATCCGCAGCCCGTGTGCACTCGCAGGTGTCGCAACCATGATTATCCTTTAAACTTCCCTCCAAACATGGCCCATCCCAGCAGTCAAGTCTCGGACATGCGCACTCACACGTGTAACAACCAAGCTCGTTCCTAACGCGGCCATCTGGGCCACAATCATTCTTGCAGACAACATCAGGACAACTCGTATTACCGCCAGAGGAGCAGTTACAGACACTACAACCATTCTCATTCTGCATGTAACCATTAATACATCGAAGAGTACAGTTCGCAAGAGTATTGCACACAACCATTGGATTATCTTTACATCGACAGGAATCGCAACCATAGATGTCTTTGTACGATCCAAATGCACATGGTGGACAAGCTAACTCCGCGCAAGGCGTGGCAATGGCATTGGCTGGCCTCCTACATTCGCATGTCTCGCATCCATCGTTGTCTGGTACTGAGCCGTACAAGCAAGGGGCAAATCCGCAATTTAGATCCGGGCAGCTGCCACCACTTCCACTTCCACTTCCAGCTTCTGAAAATAGAATTCAGAAATTTGTTGGCCATAATTGCAGAAGTTGCATTGTTATTAGAATCACTGATGTGGTTGACATCGCACTGTGGTACAGTGGCACAGCACCAAACAAAAACTGTGAATACATCGACAGCGTGAAGGAAAGACTGAGTAAATATTAAAGGAAGTAAGCTACTGCATGCTAGTGGCGTGAAAAAAAGATGTCTAAAGAGAACATGCAGGAGTTGCTGAGAAAGAGGCAATATTCGGTGTTGCCGAGGAGCGGAAGTGGCTTAGAGCAGAGGAACGCCATCTTGGTTCGAATCCAAATTCACGGACAGAACTCGAATTGACACGTCTTTTCCTTTTCTGGGTAAGTTATTGACAACAAGTCCTCCAATTATTACATGTACCTGATCGTGGAGGTTTCCCAGTTATGTTCATTACTTGTTTCCCTGGGCCACTGCTTGTTATCATCGTGATGGACCCGGTGCTCGTGGAAGTTGTTGCTTCTATTGTAGTTGATGTCCTCGGTGCTGGGATGGTAGTCGTGGAAGTTGTTGGTTCTGGTGTTGCTGTTGTGGTGGTGGTGCTTGTTGAAGTAGTTGGTTCtgtcgttgttgttgtggtCGGGGTGGTTGTGGAAGTAGTTGGTTTTGTCGTTGTGCTTGGAGTCAACGTTGTTGGAGTGGTCGTCATCGTAGTAGTGCTGGTTGAAAGGGGTGGTGGAGGCTTTTTAGAATCTGGAAATGCCACACGCCAAAGCCAgctgaaatcatcatcatcgtcacttcGTAATCTTGGCGGCATTGGGTGCTTTATTTCCTCACTTTCCTCACTATGGTCTTCCGCAATCGACGAACTAAACCAGCTGAATAAATCTCCACTGGCTTTGGGCGCCGCGGGCTTCTCTTCTTTGCTCTCCTCTTTCTGTCTCAGCTGATTGTACCAACCGAAAGGCCCGTCTGCTTTCTTGCCAGGTGAAGGAGAAATGTCTTTTACACTGTCACTACTCCATTCGTATGGCTCAGGTAAACCAGATAGTTGTGACATTGGCGTAGGGGGTCCATCTTTGCTACTTTTTTCCTGCTCGCGTGTTTGCTGGTACCCACTGAATACCTCTTTCGATTCCGTGGGTTGAGGAGCAGAACTGTCTTCAAGAGGTTCACTTTCGTCACTGCCTTTCCCTTGTTCTTTCCAAAAGGACGAAGCAACAGGTCCCGTCATCACAGCAGCCAATGGCACACCCAAAAGCCTCTTCCTCggtttgcatgtacatttcggGCACCCTCGGCCAGGTCGGGAATAGCCATAATTGCAAAATACTCTACAGGTGGTTACGCATGCAGTTTCTGAAATTTAGGGGACATGCTGTTAGACACGCAAGTAGGTTTTGGCTTCAAGCTTAATTTCCTCACTCCTGTTGCTAGCTGTTCGCGGCTAACAGCAAATCAGGCAGGATTTGCACCTACAACTAGTCGGGGATCATGAGGAGATGCCGACAAAGGACTTCTCTTTTAAGAAACCCTGCGCATGTCTAGAACCACTCTTTGGAGCGGGTTCTCGTCTAGTGTGTAGAAACGTGAACATATATAGTGTTCTAGGGATGAAAGAGGAAGTACCATGCTGCATGCGATATCTAAGTGTAATGCATATTTTAGCGATCAGCTTGCATGTATTTGTTGATTTACACACCTTCTGATGCTATTTGTTCGGGACGAAAAGAGATGAGGTCATCTTCAGTCATTGCATCTAAACCAGCCTGAAATGAAGATGGCGAAGCTTTAAATCACTAACAACTGCACAAGATGGACATTTGCCAAATCTAGCACTTCTCAAGTTGAACGATCTCGATCAAGAGACGGTTATCAATCAAGACAGGCATCCACAAAACAAGTTTCAAGGTACTGTTACACGATCATTGCCGCAGTTGAACGCCACGTCGAGCTTTTCCTTTTAACTTGTGCGTGTGCTAATCCTCCTCTGGCGGCAACTCACAAACCAACCACACACTAAGTCACATCGTCTGATGGGCAAACCCTTTTAAAGTGACAATGATGGCACAATCAACTCGAATTTCGTGTTATGGGTGAACGTGAAGTGACACTGTTAGCTCATTCAactcctttttcttcttcttgaagcACTACAGTTTCAGATTATAGTTGTATGGATATGAAGTCAACAGTACACTTACCCTAAGTTGAGTAGCCCAGTCATGAGCGGCCAAGTCTGCAGCACGTTCAATATCTGCGAAACGGAGCAGAGGAAATCACTTGACAGATAAACAATACGGTAGGGCTATCAGCAAGATATGCAAGGGGGGATCAAACCCTGGCCTCCATGATGAAAGCCACAAGTCCTAATCAATGTAGATTCTTGAGATTGTACTACTTGTTCTTTTATTTGGTAGAAGCACAGAAGAACCTGTCATATTGGTTACTTCTTAGTCGGTTCACGAACGTCTGGAATGATGTTTAGAGAGGCGAGAAGAAGGGTGTGTAGGATCTTTGCTCGAGTTGTTCATTCAAAGTTCACACAGCGGCCGGCTGCCGACATGGAACAAGAGGGGAGTAGGATATTTGCTCGAGTTGTTCATTCAAAGTTCACACAGCGGCCGGCTGCCGACATGGAACAAGAGGGGAGTAGGATCTTTGCTCGAGTTGTTCATTCAAAGTTCACACAGCGGCCGGCTGCCGACATGGAACAAGAGGGGAGTAGGATCTTTGCTCGAGTTGGCCATTCACAGTACACACAGTTTCCGGCATGTCGATATGGTACAAATTCTTGCTCATCTCGTCGCAACATTTAGTCATCTGAGCGGACTTACCTCGTTTAAAAATGTGTGAAGTCTCCCTGACAACATCCATACACGAGACAGTCGTGTGCGACACAAGCTGAAGCTCATCTTCTTCAGTGCACAGGAACTGTTTGGCCATGTGCTGCATCCTCTGAAGGTCATCAGAACTGACGTCACTCGATCTGCTCAGGATAGTTACAATGCCTGCGCTGCTCTGGCGACATATCTCGGGCTGGGCATAACACTCGAACACGAGGGTAAAGTTGTAGTCGGTCCACACGATGTTGTATGTGCCTGGAATTAATGGGGAAGATTAAGACCATGAGGCGCTTGTTTCTCTGAAAGGAATGTAAGGATGGAGAATAGAAGGGTATACGACCATTACCTGTGATTCCAATGCCTATCACCGTGGCCGTGTAAACACCATTTCGAGGGTCATCCGTTACTCCGTCTAGCTGCCCTCGTACTGGTGGAATACACCCTGTTTTTCGCGTGTCTGGACTGAAATCGAGAAGGGTTGTACATATACGTAACTGTGTTGTTGTTTGGTGGTGTAAAGACTCTCGAGATGGTTTGCAATGGAAGCCATTTGTCTCTAAGTTTTCGTTATGTTTCTTTCCAACAACTTTATTTCTCAGCAGTATTGGTTGCTATCAGAACACTAGCTCGACCCTGAACGCATTGATCTGATGCAACGGTATACTCTCGAAAGTCACTAATGACAAATATCGTCATCTAGAATCCACTCGTTAATGTTACGGTCAATTTTAGCTCTAGTTTACTCCAACGATATCCATGGACGCTACTTTCTTAGAAAACGTAATTTGCCACCGGTTTTGAACTTACTTTTTGAAACTAAACAGGCCACTGACGGAGCCAGCCGCATTGCCCATCGACCCATAAGAGTAGACGCTGCCATCCCACGAGTATTGCCGCTCGTAGGGGCCATTCGTCCTCGCCAGCACATACCACTCGccaaaaaactgaaatgaaaaaagagaGGTTGATCCTACACCCAAAGATATGCGGCAGTTCCATTGTGATTTTCTCGGCACCAGTGTGATGTGGTCACTAACGGCGAGTTATTTTGATAGTCAGTAGGTAGATCGGAAGAGAAGATTCCCCGAGCGTTTACAAAGTTACACTTCCATATTCAGAGAAATGGATCTTCAAGTCAACTATCAGTGATGTGGAGAAATCGCCTCCCGTGAGGTCTGAAAAGTTATCAAAACATTGATGTTGATGTAACCATCTATACTGTGCTAAAAAGAGTTGTTTTCTCTCCGTCAGATCGTTTGATGATTAAATGGATAGGAACGTTCACCTCCTTGGGGGCGTATGCCAGTATGCAGTAGGCAATGCAGCAAGGTCTGCGAGAAATTATAAGAGTGAGCAATCTCTAGTCAAGTAGGACTGGGTGATTCTTACTAGAAATTACGAATCGAACCACCAAAAGGTTTTGCTATTGAAAGTCCATACTCCAATGACCCATGATCAAGATGGTCCAGCTCTGTGCAGTAACAACAGTTACACAGCAATGCGCAATtactgtacatgcacatgttcaGCAATGCACACTCACATGAACAAGGTAACATTGTATTCAATAATTTTTATGGACATATAGCGGAAGTATGTAAACTAAAACTCCATCCTAGCCCTGATTCATCAGTCATGTAGTGAACTAGAAACCCCGCCATTAGCCCCTGGAAACCCCGCCATCAGCACATCTGGCAAGGTTAATCAAAACAAGCGTGAACAAAGTTTATAGATAGCTAATTCCATGGTGATCATACTGGTGAGTAGGCTCCCTTTCTGTATCCAAGGTAAATAAATCGAAACAGGTCCGTATACTGTCTCATGGCTAAAATAGACAGTCACTGACTGCTCATCAGGAGGGGTGGGCACAATCATAGGGACTACATTGGTGATCATACGGTCTATTACCATTTGACGACCTAGCAGGAACAATATTACACAGAAGCAGTCGGCTCAGAAATTGATTGAACCTTGAACGCATCTTTAGGATGACATTGCTTCGAAAGACACTTTCCAGTGGTCAACTGGGCAAAGGAACTAAGCGATCCCAGTCCCAATCATCCCAAGTATTCACTAGACAAACTCATGATTCCTCTAATCAAAGTGATCATTCGGTTAATTAGGAGTACATTGCTAAAGGTCAGAGGAAATCGAGGCTTGGGGCAGACACGCGAGCTCAGCTGCTCGGGCAGGTTGCATGAGTGCGCTTTGGTACCTGGATGTCCACACTGCATGAACTTTGGAAGGTCTTTACCGGTAAAATTTAAACTTTGAGGTGGAAAAGCGTTGTTTCAAAAGCTACATATACCTCATTGAGGTTGCGAGTGATTGGGCATAGCGGTTCAATCTATGCCCTTTAATACTAGGTTCAAACATCAAGAAGTGCATATCCAACTCATCGCATATTGATTGTCCATTACGAACTTTTTTATGACACATCATACATATCAGTTCGGTAAATACCTTTCCACTCTTTTGCCTACTGAAACATTCCTTTCCTTAAAAAAGTGACTGTTGGTTTACCAAGTCTGATGCCGTTTACCGTGGCTACTGCGTATCCCCAATAAACTGCAAGGAGAGTCGATCTTTTTGTTTACCTCACAGTTGGACGGCGTGAGAAACGTAAAAGTTGAGCATTTTACGCTGGAATGTATCTACAACCCGTTTGTAAACAATTACATAAAGATGATGTTACTTTGAATTTCCTCGAGCCCTGTCTGAAGAATTCATGTTACCAGTACGATTGCAAGGAATTGCACTTTCTTGCCAACAATCTGGGGGGAATAGTAGTGATGGTTACCATGAGCACAGACTGTAGAAAGAATATCAACATGGTAGAACACACATGTTTTAGGACACCTCCACGTCGATGCAGTCGCAATGAGTAGCCGGGGAATTATAGAGTAACCCATTTAGCCTACTTGTCACTCTACTAATTTCACGATGAGTTGGTGAGGTTTACCTACAGACCTTTTGGCCTATCTGCCACTCTCATTCAGGATGAGTTGCAGGGTAAACTTGTCACTCTAATTTCACGACGAGTTGCTGAGGCCGTAACCGCTGCCACTCGCATCAGTTCACAATTTAAGAAGGTCTAAGTATGAGTTGCACCGGTTGAGGTAATGCAAGGTAAATGTTAATAGGCAAAGATTAGAACAAATCAAAGAGGTTACGTTATCAAGGAAGGAGATAGGTCGGGGTAATGGCTTGTAAAGGAATGCGCTAATGTTCAAGGAAAACGAACCACATTCTAGAAAACTATACTTGGGGAGccagtttttttttaatatgaaGAAATGAACCATCGTTCAGATAGAAAGGTCATCGACACAATACCGGTAGCCCACTATATTTTGTTAAGACTGTTGGCATCTCGCGCTCCAACCAGAAACACAGCCATCCAGAAATCGAGAAAAAAGCCTTCTCAACATCAATTTTAAACCTGTTCTCGTGAGAACAGTTTCTTCAGACTGTGAGAGATATTAAAACGAACAAACAAAGTGAGGTTTGAATGACATAACAGGTGGTAGGAAGAGTATAACCACGTAGAATATGACAAGGTGTTTACTATTGGATTCAAGGCAAGTTCGCCTACCTGGAAAAGCCGCAGTTAAAAAGAATC of Lineus longissimus chromosome 17, tnLinLong1.2, whole genome shotgun sequence contains these proteins:
- the LOC135501177 gene encoding balbiani ring protein 3-like encodes the protein MLLKLGAVLVVLGLCVAAPSYKLRERRSDCQVSETPRVDVDITQFFGEWYVLARTNGPYERQYSWDGSVYSYGSMGNAAGSVSGLFSFKNPDTRKTGCIPPVRGQLDGVTDDPRNGVYTATVIGIGITGTYNIVWTDYNFTLVFECYAQPEICRQSSAGIVTILSRSSDVSSDDLQRMQHMAKQFLCTEEDELQLVSHTTVSCMDVVRETSHIFKRDIERAADLAAHDWATQLRAGLDAMTEDDLISFRPEQIASEEAGSGSGSGGSCPDLNCGFAPCLYGSVPDNDGCETCECRRPANAIATPCAELACPPCAFGSYKDIYGCDSCRCKDNPMVVCNTLANCTLRCINGYMQNENGCSVCNCSSGGNTSCPDVVCKNDCGPDGRVRNELGCYTCECACPRLDCWDGPCLEGSLKDNHGCDTCECTRAADAPPCPAPDCPPCPDGSFKDSAGCDSCNCKYLPDVACPVVKCALDCKNGLKKDPFNCDICECSDEPMTCIEIYCENKCIKRLKGLDGCETCECEAEGLCVDPNCWDGDCVHGSELDAAGCATCECKMGPATCPPTDCPPCPFGSFKNRYGCDSCNCKTIPEVACRELECNKPCLLGYKADEFGCPMCECSQNDTRCVEPFCENACATYRVKGPDGCDTCECACQETDCWDGPCKYGSKQTKDGCATCECLRPKNKTIPCPKISCSGAPCDFGSFKDSSGCPTCSCKGPPEDTCFDLEGLNCQNKCPSGYRRDSMGCYSCDCTPANLKDPSKCPFLVCDPTCPNGYVFDQAGCATCECEAVGLPADAVCQEPFCENTCDLGRVKDANGCETCECICPPLTCWDGPCIFGSVKDVSGCDTCECTRPQRPDIACPYLDCPSGPCYFGSYKDKLGCDSCKCKKPPAVACPSLENCKLECSYGLLQPQHGCTICMCAPGPKPVQCKLLPCPSVCLSGYKRDGNGCHTCECDCPPATCSEPCATEYLVNEFGCQTCECKGLTGMPIGDPIAEPLALKSNCTVPFCENECQHGRVKDKSGCDTCECACAKLNCWDGPCRFGSVPDPNGCDTCDCIRPKEPTLACSYLDCKGGGCKYGSFPDKNGCASCKCLPLPPGTIACPEFSCDLKCENGYVNDDAGCQKCECLSFAPPPVTCEVHACQLKCPYGYRTNELGCLTCECKCEFPACWDGPCRYGSKLDKYGCPSCDCFRPEFPTMSCGLLDCRSRTCRNGYALNRFGCLTCRCKPEVDEPIPEGSGEVTECDEIPAMCPFHCLYGNLKNDNGCFTCECAAPPDSPALPCPMRKCLPCENGYLKDANGCQSCDCLPKKRRELPENCRKDCSAMCGFNYKMRKDENGCEICTCLLDSANEVLKPWDVTQNDAAIAQVDVVVGPKRDSDGTEAVRPSLQEDAPIPILDAMGNIGSVDVVESGEVAPGYEVAPKMSESNPREQEVGPAYGIASNPAGETDEEEP